One Leopardus geoffroyi isolate Oge1 chromosome B1, O.geoffroyi_Oge1_pat1.0, whole genome shotgun sequence DNA window includes the following coding sequences:
- the PPAT gene encoding amidophosphoribosyltransferase, with the protein MELEELGIREECGVFGCIASGEWPTQLDVPHVITLGLVGLQHRGQESAGIVTSDGNSVPTFKTHKGMGLVNHVFTQDNLKKLYISNLGIGHTRYATTGNCELENCQPFVVETLHGKIAVAHNGELVNATQLRKKLLRHGIGLSTSSDSEMITQLLAYTPPQEQDGTPDWVARIKNLMKEAPTAYSLLIMHRDVIYAVRDPYGNRPLCIGRLIPVSDINDKEKKASETEGWVVSSESCSFLSIGARYYREVLPGEIVEITKRSVQTLDIIPRSEGNPMAFCIFEYVYFARPDSIFEDQMVYTVRYRCGQQLAIEAPVDADLVSTVPESATPAALGYAGKCGLPYVEVLCKNRYVGRTFIQPNMRLRQLGVAKKFGVLSDNFKGKRIVLVDDSIVRGNTISPIIKLLKESGAKEVHIRVASPPIRYPCFMGINIPTKEELIANKPEFEHLAKYLGANSVVYLSVGGLVSSVQEGIKFKKQKVEKQDIMIQENGNGLECFEKNGHCTACLTGKYPVELEW; encoded by the exons GGGTCAGGAGAGTGCTGGTATTGTGACCAGTGATGGGAATTCAGTACCAACATTCAAAACACACAAG GGAATGGGTCTTGTAAATCATGTCTTTACCCAAGacaatttgaagaaattatatatttcaaaCCTTGGAATTGGACACACGAGATACGCCACTACAGGAAACTGTGAATTAGAAAACTGTCAGCCCTTTGTTGTTGAAACACTTCATGGGAAAATAGCTGTGGCACATAACGGCGAATTGGTAAATGCTACTCAATTAAGGAAAAAG CTTCTGCGGCATGGTATTGGTTTGTCAACAAGTTCTGATAGTGAAATGATTACCCAGTTACTGGCATATACACCTCCTCAGGAACAAGATGGCACCCCAGACTGGGTAGCAAG GATTAAAAACTTAATGAAGGAAGCACCTACAGCATATTCCCTGCTTATAATGCACAGAGATGTTATTTATGCCGTACGAGATCCTTATGGAAATCGCCCTCTATGCATTGGACGTCTTATTCCTGTATCTGATATAAATGATAAAG AGAAAAAAGCTTCAGAAACAGAAGGATGGGTGGTGTCTTCAGAATCTTGTAGTTTTTTATCAATTGGCGCAAG ATATTACCGTGAAGTCTTGCCTGGAGAAATTGTGGAAATAACCAAACGTAGTGTCCAAACTCTTGATATTATACCAAGGTCTGAAGGAAACCCGATGGCATTTTGTATCTTTGAATATGTTTATTTTGCAAGACCAGATAGTATATTTGaag ACCAAATGGTTTACACAGTAAGATACCGTTGTGGTCAGCAGCTGGCAATTGAGGCACCAGTGGATGCAGATTTGGTTAGCACTGTTCCGGAATCTGCTACACCTGCTGCTCTTGGTTATGCAGGAAAG tGTGGGCTTCCTTATGTGGAGGTACTATGTAAAAACCGGTATGTAGGAAGAACATTTATTCAGCCAAACATGCGGTTGAGACAACTTGGTGTTGCAAAAAAATTTGGAGTATTGTCGGACAACTTTAAAGGCAAAAGAATCGTTCTTGTAGATGATTCAATTGTGAGAGGCAATACCATCTCACCTATAATCAAATTGCTCAAAGAATCTGGTGCGAAAGAG GTACACATTCGAGTAGCTTCACCGCCAATTAGATACCCATGCTTTATGGGAATAAACATACCAACAAAAGAAGAGCTTATTGCCAATAAACCTGAATTTGAACATCTTGCAAAATATCTGG GAGCAAACAGTGTTGTATATCTGTCAGTGGGAGGACTAGTTTCATCTGTACAAGAAgggataaagtttaaaaaacagaaagtggAAAAGCAGGATATTATGATTCAAGAAAATGGGAATGGTCTGGAATGCTTTGAAAAGAATGGTCATTGTACAGCATGTCTCACTGGAAAATACCCTGTGGAGTTGGAATGGTAG